A section of the Chryseobacterium scophthalmum genome encodes:
- the eco gene encoding serine protease inhibitor ecotin: MKFLKAVSVVLMMFVVGNVSAQKKKTEKFEKLEIEMFPKAKEGFKQVYIQLPVAKNENDLKVEFFVGVEKLLDCNKHFLMGKVTSQDLQGWGYNYYEVESNGETGGTLMACPDQKKTKKFVYLQPEIVRYNSKLPLVFYVPKDLEVRYRVLRPDATMKKATQK, from the coding sequence ATGAAATTTTTAAAAGCAGTATCCGTAGTATTGATGATGTTTGTAGTGGGTAATGTTTCTGCTCAGAAGAAAAAAACAGAAAAATTTGAAAAACTTGAGATAGAAATGTTTCCAAAAGCTAAAGAAGGTTTTAAGCAGGTTTATATTCAATTGCCTGTTGCAAAAAACGAAAATGATCTGAAAGTTGAATTTTTTGTAGGCGTTGAAAAATTATTGGACTGTAATAAACATTTTTTAATGGGAAAAGTTACTTCGCAAGATTTACAAGGTTGGGGTTACAATTACTATGAAGTAGAATCTAACGGAGAAACAGGCGGAACTTTAATGGCTTGTCCGGATCAGAAAAAGACTAAGAAATTTGTTTATTTACAACCTGAAATTGTAAGATACAACAGCAAATTACCATTGGTTTTTTATGTGCCTAAAGACTTAGAAGTTCGTTACAGAGTTTTACGTCCAGACGCAACAATGAAAAAAGCAACTCAGAAATAA
- a CDS encoding DUF1569 domain-containing protein, protein MENVFDAKDAQNYINRINNLVEETHGLWGRMTVDQMLAHCCVSYEMVYEPEKHKKPGAIAKFILKTFVKPKVTSEKAYPHDSPTAPQFIIKERKDFEEEKKRLIGFIQKTQQLGASAFDGKESSSFGKLKSQEWNNMFAKHLNHHLSQFGV, encoded by the coding sequence ATGGAAAACGTATTTGACGCAAAAGATGCTCAGAATTATATCAATAGAATAAATAATCTTGTAGAAGAAACTCACGGTTTGTGGGGAAGAATGACGGTAGACCAAATGTTGGCGCACTGCTGTGTTTCTTATGAAATGGTTTACGAACCGGAAAAGCACAAAAAACCTGGCGCAATTGCTAAGTTTATTCTGAAAACTTTCGTAAAACCAAAAGTGACAAGCGAAAAAGCATATCCACACGATTCTCCTACTGCACCACAATTTATAATTAAAGAAAGAAAAGATTTTGAAGAAGAAAAAAAGAGACTGATTGGTTTTATTCAAAAGACACAACAATTAGGAGCTTCAGCTTTTGACGGTAAAGAATCTTCTTCTTTTGGAAAATTAAAATCTCAGGAATGGAATAATATGTTTGCGAAACATCTTAATCATCATTTGAGTCAGTTTGGTGTATAG
- a CDS encoding VOC family protein: protein MKLGVFSLSLSVKDLAKSKEFYEKLGFSAMGGGMENNYLIMKNGSTLIGLFQAMFDGNMLTFNPGWDENAQNLEEFDDVREIQKKLKESGVELDKTADETTSGPEHIFLKDPDGNMILIDQHR from the coding sequence ATGAAATTAGGCGTATTTTCGCTAAGCTTGAGCGTGAAAGATCTTGCTAAATCTAAAGAGTTTTACGAAAAACTTGGCTTCTCTGCGATGGGAGGAGGTATGGAAAATAATTATCTCATCATGAAAAACGGAAGTACGTTAATCGGTCTTTTTCAGGCGATGTTCGACGGAAATATGTTGACATTCAACCCAGGATGGGACGAGAATGCTCAGAACCTTGAAGAGTTTGATGATGTAAGAGAAATTCAGAAAAAATTGAAAGAAAGCGGAGTCGAATTAGATAAAACCGCAGACGAAACCACATCCGGTCCGGAACACATTTTCCTGAAAGATCCCGATGGAAACATGATTCTTATCGATCAGCATCGTTAA
- a CDS encoding VOC family protein translates to MATVNVYLTFNGNCKEAFDFYKSVFGGEYPYIGTFGEMPPQEGKETSQEDKDKIMHVSLPISKETILMGSDTGGEWASSLKVGNNFSVSINADSKEEANKLFNGLSAGGNVTMPLADTFWGAYFGMFTDKFDINWMVNYDDPAKMQQHP, encoded by the coding sequence ATGGCAACAGTAAATGTTTATCTTACCTTCAACGGAAACTGCAAAGAAGCTTTCGATTTTTACAAATCGGTTTTCGGCGGAGAATATCCTTACATCGGAACTTTTGGAGAAATGCCTCCACAGGAAGGAAAAGAAACGTCTCAGGAAGATAAAGACAAAATTATGCACGTTTCTCTTCCGATTTCAAAAGAAACTATTTTGATGGGAAGTGATACAGGTGGAGAATGGGCGTCAAGCTTAAAAGTTGGGAATAATTTTTCAGTTTCTATCAATGCAGATTCTAAAGAAGAAGCTAACAAACTTTTCAACGGACTTTCTGCAGGTGGAAATGTTACAATGCCTCTTGCTGATACTTTTTGGGGAGCGTATTTCGGAATGTTCACTGATAAATTTGACATCAACTGGATGGTAAATTATGATGATCCTGCGAAAATGCAACAACATCCTTAA
- a CDS encoding DUF1398 domain-containing protein, which translates to MKFTIDEIKNEHQKVKSGADFPNYIQAIKNLGVSHYTTLIADGNAKYFDIENNFTETGKKYNALEIAENVNLENFKTRLKLHQQGGTDYPTFCKDCAENGVEGWKMDLNKMTCTYFDKNQNDILKEIVPSQL; encoded by the coding sequence ATGAAATTTACAATTGATGAGATTAAAAACGAGCACCAAAAAGTAAAAAGTGGTGCTGATTTTCCGAATTATATTCAGGCAATAAAAAATCTTGGTGTATCTCATTATACAACCCTCATTGCTGATGGAAATGCAAAATATTTTGATATTGAAAATAATTTTACTGAAACAGGAAAAAAATATAATGCTTTGGAAATCGCCGAAAATGTAAATCTTGAAAATTTTAAAACCAGATTAAAACTCCATCAGCAAGGCGGAACAGATTATCCGACATTTTGTAAAGATTGTGCGGAAAATGGAGTAGAAGGCTGGAAGATGGATCTCAATAAAATGACCTGCACTTATTTTGATAAAAATCAGAATGATATTTTAAAAGAAATAGTTCCTTCACAGCTTTAA
- a CDS encoding DUF2490 domain-containing protein yields the protein MRFLKKLAVSVLCFGSVLSFAQESDLGAWYMYFGNNKISKKLNFHNEIQYRNFDGIGDLEQLLIRTGIGYDLTENNNNVLLGYGFILSQPYVKGEKSENIEHRIFQQFITKQKFGRFNLQHRYRLEERFLQDDFRMRFRYLLGLNIPINNKEMLPKTLYVSAYNEIFLNLDSPVFDRNRVYGALGYIINKNMRIEAGYMNQLQENKNRGQIQIGFYNNIPFTKN from the coding sequence ATGAGGTTTTTAAAAAAGTTAGCGGTTTCTGTTTTGTGTTTTGGAAGCGTTTTGTCATTTGCTCAGGAAAGTGATTTGGGAGCTTGGTATATGTATTTTGGGAATAATAAGATTAGCAAAAAGCTGAATTTCCATAATGAGATTCAATACCGTAATTTTGATGGAATTGGTGATTTGGAACAATTATTAATTCGTACCGGAATTGGTTATGATTTGACAGAAAATAACAATAATGTTTTGTTGGGTTATGGTTTTATTTTGAGCCAGCCTTATGTAAAAGGTGAAAAATCAGAGAATATTGAGCACCGTATTTTCCAGCAGTTTATTACAAAGCAGAAGTTCGGAAGATTTAATCTGCAGCACCGTTACCGTTTGGAAGAACGTTTTTTACAGGATGATTTCAGGATGAGGTTCCGTTATTTATTAGGATTGAATATTCCGATCAACAACAAAGAAATGTTGCCGAAAACTCTTTATGTTTCAGCGTATAATGAAATTTTTCTTAATTTAGACAGTCCTGTTTTCGACAGAAACCGAGTTTATGGAGCTTTAGGATATATCATTAATAAAAATATGAGAATTGAAGCAGGGTATATGAATCAGCTTCAGGAAAATAAAAACCGTGGACAAATACAAATCGGTTTTTACAATAACATTCCTTTTACAAAAAATTAA
- a CDS encoding Na+/H+ antiporter, producing MIHDYVIISIAVLLSVMILVMVGQKLKVAYPIFLVIAGLLVSFIPGMPQIEIEPDLVFLIFLPPILFEAAWFTSWQDFHKWRKQIFSMAFGLVFLTSIVVAYLSSSIIPGLTVAMGFLLGGVNSPPDAVAATSVLKNMKIPKKITTILEGESLINDASSLIVFKFALAAVISGQFIFREAVTDFFTMAIGGVAVGIGAGLVFGKFLRLIPSNSNIDTVITLIVPYVMYVAAEHFHFSGVLAVVAGGLLMSYNSHCYLSHTSRIQTGNVWSVVIFLMNTIIFILIGLELPIVVGAMKDYTISEGIFYSIVIGGAIIFTRLAYSYAIVYVPRLLSKKVRQENPKPDWKEPFIISFAAMRGVVSLAAALSIPVYISPGEAFPHRNIILFVTFVIILITLVGQGLLLAPILKFLKIEDAGSELPEEKQEAILMKKLKETALQKLTSDFSELSESNSLVKHQIYKLENEMKLIADKTQCMGSAVDYATAMNENKDVLRQVIQAQRNELHRMKREKIFDDHVMRTIEMQLDFDEAKITGFAH from the coding sequence ATGATTCACGATTATGTAATTATTTCCATCGCTGTACTTTTATCGGTGATGATTTTGGTGATGGTAGGGCAGAAGCTCAAAGTAGCTTATCCGATTTTTCTTGTGATTGCAGGTTTACTCGTAAGCTTCATTCCGGGAATGCCGCAGATAGAAATTGAGCCCGATTTGGTATTTCTCATATTTCTTCCGCCTATTTTATTTGAAGCGGCCTGGTTTACTTCATGGCAGGATTTTCATAAATGGCGAAAACAAATTTTTTCGATGGCATTCGGACTGGTTTTCTTAACATCGATTGTCGTTGCCTATCTTTCTTCATCAATTATTCCGGGATTGACCGTTGCAATGGGATTTCTTTTGGGCGGTGTAAATTCTCCTCCAGATGCGGTTGCAGCAACTTCTGTTTTAAAAAATATGAAGATCCCTAAAAAAATTACCACCATTTTAGAAGGTGAAAGTCTGATTAATGATGCATCGAGTTTAATTGTATTTAAATTTGCTTTGGCTGCGGTAATTTCAGGACAATTTATTTTCCGTGAAGCAGTAACGGATTTCTTTACAATGGCGATTGGCGGTGTTGCAGTGGGAATTGGAGCAGGTTTGGTTTTTGGAAAATTTTTAAGATTAATTCCTTCCAATTCTAATATTGATACCGTTATTACGTTGATTGTTCCTTACGTAATGTATGTTGCAGCAGAACATTTTCATTTTTCCGGAGTTTTGGCGGTTGTTGCAGGAGGATTGTTGATGTCTTATAATTCGCATTGTTATTTAAGTCATACTTCGAGAATTCAGACCGGGAATGTTTGGAGTGTTGTCATTTTCTTAATGAATACCATTATTTTTATTTTAATTGGGCTTGAATTACCGATTGTAGTTGGTGCAATGAAAGATTATACAATTTCAGAAGGTATTTTTTACAGTATTGTGATTGGAGGCGCTATCATTTTTACTCGTTTGGCTTACAGTTATGCAATTGTTTATGTTCCAAGGCTTTTGTCTAAAAAAGTTCGGCAGGAAAATCCAAAACCCGATTGGAAAGAACCTTTTATCATCAGTTTTGCAGCGATGAGAGGAGTAGTTTCTTTGGCAGCGGCACTTTCAATTCCGGTTTATATCAGTCCGGGAGAAGCTTTCCCACATAGAAATATTATTCTGTTTGTAACTTTTGTAATTATTCTGATTACTTTGGTGGGGCAAGGATTATTGCTTGCACCAATTTTAAAATTCTTAAAAATTGAAGATGCAGGAAGTGAGCTTCCGGAAGAAAAACAGGAAGCTATTTTAATGAAAAAATTAAAAGAAACGGCACTTCAAAAACTGACTTCAGATTTCTCGGAATTATCAGAAAGCAACAGTCTCGTAAAGCATCAGATCTATAAACTGGAAAACGAAATGAAATTAATTGCCGATAAAACGCAATGTATGGGCTCAGCGGTAGATTATGCAACTGCAATGAATGAAAATAAAGATGTTTTACGACAAGTCATTCAGGCGCAGAGAAACGAACTTCACCGTATGAAACGTGAAAAAATATTTGATGACCACGTGATGAGAACTATCGAAATGCAGCTCGATTTTGATGAAGCTAAGATTACAGGTTTTGCACATTAA
- a CDS encoding VOC family protein, with product MKFKSLQPILWTENLDETIGFYLHILGFSLNERNEDWQWASLQKDGIQIMISKPNQHEQLNRICFSGSFYFNVENVDEVWEDLKIKANICYEIETFEWGMREFAIYDNNGYILQFAQPASEISREE from the coding sequence ATGAAATTCAAATCTCTACAACCCATTTTATGGACTGAAAATTTAGATGAAACCATCGGTTTTTATCTTCATATTTTAGGATTTTCTTTAAATGAAAGAAACGAAGATTGGCAATGGGCTTCTTTGCAAAAAGATGGTATTCAGATTATGATCTCAAAGCCTAATCAACATGAGCAATTAAACAGAATCTGTTTTTCTGGCTCGTTTTATTTTAATGTGGAAAATGTAGATGAGGTATGGGAAGATTTAAAAATCAAAGCCAATATTTGCTACGAAATTGAAACCTTCGAATGGGGAATGAGAGAGTTTGCCATCTATGATAACAACGGATATATTCTGCAATTTGCTCAACCTGCATCAGAAATTAGCAGAGAGGAATAA
- a CDS encoding glutaminyl-peptide cyclotransferase, which yields MKNKIIVGFAALLMVMSCKNDEKILTSLADYNASMETTGYHFGDKLDLPKDVLENAESITISFGEKESTSLTVDPKYFTLGDNAVTFNIKTKGGETLYQDATINVYSKSPEQNLNYEVVAEYPHDPNNFTQGFQLDGNTVYESEGQYGSSRLITYKLGENTPIKETKQPDDVFSEGSTIAGDKVYQLTWENKKGFVYDKSTLSLVSEFAYPDMMVKGWGLTYDGKNLIASDGTKNLYFLDKNDPSKMVKYISVAGNTSVYDQLNELEYYKGFIYANVWHKPIILKINPANGEVVGKFDFTKIADPFTKADSENVLNGIAFKGDNMLVTGKKWSKIYEVALK from the coding sequence ATGAAAAATAAGATAATTGTAGGTTTTGCAGCTTTACTTATGGTAATGTCTTGTAAAAACGACGAAAAAATATTGACTTCACTGGCTGATTATAACGCATCGATGGAAACTACAGGATATCATTTTGGCGACAAGCTAGATCTTCCCAAAGATGTTTTAGAAAATGCAGAAAGTATTACCATTAGTTTTGGCGAAAAAGAATCTACAAGCCTTACCGTTGACCCTAAATATTTTACATTAGGCGATAATGCCGTAACTTTTAATATTAAAACTAAAGGCGGCGAAACTTTATATCAGGATGCTACAATCAATGTATACAGCAAAAGCCCTGAGCAAAATTTAAACTATGAAGTAGTTGCTGAGTATCCTCATGACCCAAATAACTTTACACAAGGTTTCCAGCTTGATGGTAATACAGTATATGAAAGCGAAGGACAATACGGTTCGTCAAGATTAATTACCTACAAACTTGGAGAAAATACGCCGATCAAAGAAACAAAACAACCCGATGATGTTTTTTCTGAAGGAAGTACCATTGCTGGAGATAAAGTATATCAGTTGACTTGGGAAAACAAAAAAGGATTTGTTTATGACAAAAGTACTTTAAGTCTTGTTTCTGAATTTGCTTATCCCGATATGATGGTAAAAGGTTGGGGTTTAACGTATGATGGCAAAAACCTTATCGCTTCAGACGGAACCAAAAATCTTTATTTTTTAGATAAAAATGATCCTTCGAAAATGGTTAAATATATTTCTGTAGCAGGAAATACTTCAGTATACGACCAATTAAACGAACTGGAATATTACAAAGGATTTATCTATGCAAACGTTTGGCACAAACCTATTATTTTAAAAATTAATCCTGCAAACGGTGAAGTGGTAGGGAAATTTGATTTTACAAAAATTGCTGATCCTTTTACTAAAGCAGACAGCGAAAATGTCTTGAACGGAATCGCTTTTAAGGGTGACAACATGCTTGTGACTGGAAAAAAATGGTCGAAAATTTATGAAGTTGCTCTCAAATAG
- a CDS encoding deoxynucleoside kinase, translated as MHIAVTGNIGAGKTTLTTMLAKHYGWDAQFEDVDHNPYLEDFYADMSKWSFALQIYFLGSRFRQVKEIRESGKNIIQDRTIYEDAHIFAENLNDMKLLSDRDFKNYASLFDLMKTFVSAPDLLIYLKSDVPNLVKKIYKRGREYEASISIEYLSKLNQKYEKWISNYTEGKLLIIDVDNLDFVEKPEDFGFILEKIDAELNGLF; from the coding sequence ATGCATATTGCAGTTACAGGAAACATTGGTGCAGGAAAAACTACTTTAACGACGATGCTTGCCAAACATTACGGTTGGGATGCCCAGTTTGAAGACGTAGATCACAATCCTTATCTGGAAGATTTTTACGCAGACATGAGTAAGTGGAGTTTTGCTTTGCAGATTTATTTTCTGGGTAGTAGATTCCGTCAGGTAAAAGAGATCAGAGAAAGTGGGAAAAACATTATTCAGGATCGTACGATCTATGAAGATGCGCATATTTTTGCAGAAAACCTCAATGATATGAAGCTTTTGTCAGATAGAGATTTCAAAAACTATGCGTCGCTTTTTGATTTGATGAAAACTTTTGTTTCGGCACCCGATTTGCTTATTTATCTTAAATCTGATGTGCCCAATCTGGTAAAAAAAATCTATAAAAGAGGAAGGGAATATGAAGCTTCAATCAGTATAGAATATCTTTCTAAGCTGAATCAGAAGTACGAAAAATGGATTTCAAATTATACAGAAGGCAAACTATTGATTATTGATGTTGATAATCTTGATTTTGTAGAAAAACCGGAAGATTTCGGCTTTATTTTAGAAAAAATAGATGCTGAACTGAATGGTTTATTTTAA
- a CDS encoding ArsC/Spx/MgsR family protein, whose translation MMIKVLHNGNCSKSNAVLEYLDENGVQFEIINIVEDPLSVLELKTVLKKLNQSVFHIVRKEEKLYLEKFAGKDHSEEEWLQILSENPSLIQRPIIIKGSVAMLGRPLENVKFFIEK comes from the coding sequence ATGATGATTAAGGTCTTACACAACGGAAACTGTTCAAAATCTAATGCTGTTTTAGAGTATTTAGACGAAAATGGTGTTCAGTTTGAAATCATCAATATCGTGGAAGATCCTTTAAGTGTTTTGGAACTGAAAACGGTTTTGAAAAAACTGAATCAAAGTGTTTTTCATATCGTCAGAAAAGAAGAAAAATTATATCTTGAAAAATTTGCAGGAAAAGATCATTCTGAAGAAGAGTGGCTTCAGATTTTATCTGAAAATCCTTCTCTAATACAAAGGCCAATCATTATAAAAGGTTCGGTTGCCATGTTGGGAAGACCTCTCGAAAATGTGAAATTCTTCATAGAAAAATAG
- a CDS encoding DUF493 family protein: protein MEILQGNENKNPDEFYKSLKEKLENNHDFPEDYLFKFIIPTDDAKLTEIYKVFDGIKFTLGNRESKNGKYTACNINAFVLDADQVVRIYKEVATIENVILL from the coding sequence ATGGAAATATTACAAGGAAATGAAAACAAAAATCCTGACGAATTTTATAAATCATTAAAGGAAAAACTAGAAAATAATCATGATTTTCCGGAAGATTATCTGTTTAAATTTATTATTCCGACAGATGATGCGAAGCTTACAGAAATTTATAAAGTTTTCGACGGTATAAAGTTTACACTGGGAAACCGCGAAAGCAAGAACGGAAAATATACGGCATGCAACATCAATGCTTTTGTTTTGGATGCAGATCAGGTAGTTCGTATTTATAAAGAAGTTGCAACAATAGAAAATGTAATTTTATTGTAA
- a CDS encoding DUF4197 family protein — protein sequence MKKYIIAAALIFGTGAVITTSLNSCSTLATSDLGLAVIKRVLLGGINKGANIYGNKEAFLQNNLVDKALPKELRDINTTLEKIAPSIVAKEREYIAEAAVYTVGISKPILETAVNSLNAQDVTRIIQGEKGTATLILKEKTQTQLVAAIAPRVEQELNKYGIVKTINTALSGSNLLGSLLGGNKTNVNAGGLSMLASEQIVNGLFNIIEDHEKQNSASLLAPFGK from the coding sequence ATGAAAAAATATATTATAGCCGCTGCATTAATCTTCGGAACTGGTGCAGTGATTACCACAAGTTTAAATTCTTGCTCTACCCTTGCTACTTCAGATTTAGGATTAGCAGTCATTAAAAGAGTTTTATTAGGCGGAATCAACAAAGGAGCAAATATTTACGGCAACAAGGAAGCTTTCTTACAAAACAATTTAGTAGACAAAGCGCTACCCAAAGAGTTGAGAGACATCAATACTACTTTAGAAAAAATAGCGCCTTCAATCGTTGCTAAAGAGAGAGAATACATTGCCGAAGCGGCAGTTTACACAGTAGGTATTTCAAAACCAATCTTGGAAACAGCAGTAAATAGCTTGAATGCACAAGATGTAACCAGAATTATTCAGGGTGAAAAAGGAACTGCCACTTTAATTTTGAAAGAAAAAACTCAGACACAGCTTGTTGCAGCAATTGCACCAAGAGTTGAGCAGGAACTTAACAAATATGGCATCGTAAAAACCATCAACACTGCATTATCAGGAAGCAATCTTTTGGGAAGTCTTTTAGGTGGAAATAAAACCAATGTCAACGCAGGTGGATTGAGCATGTTGGCTTCAGAGCAAATTGTAAACGGTCTTTTTAATATCATCGAAGATCATGAGAAGCAAAACTCGGCGTCGTTGCTTGCGCCATTTGGAAAATAG